TACTCCGCCGCGATCCGGATCGCGGCCGCGTTGGAGCGGTCCTTGAAGTTGATCTCCTGCAGGTACTTGATGCCTTCCTCGGCGATGTCGTCGCCGACCATGCGGTCGCCCTCGGCCACCAGCTCTTCCATGTCGACATAGGTCGCATAGAAGGCACGGGTACGGTCGGTGATCAGGCCCGCCTTGAGCAGCGTCTTGATCAGCACGCGGAAGATGTTGGTGCTCTCCTTCATCCGCTCGCGCTGCTTGGCGTCGGCGCGCAGCGCGATCAGCCCTTCCATCACCTTGGCGGGATCGAGGCCGAACTCGTTGAACATCTCGGCCTGCTGTTGCGGCGAACCCATGTTCATGATCAGCGACTGGAAGCAGTGCGCCGCCCAGTCCTCGACGATGTTGCGTTCTTCTTCCGACATCTTCGGGATCGTCTTGTCGGCCCAGATCTTCCCGAATTTGTGGTGGAAGGCCTCGTCCGTCATCACGAGCTGGAACAGCTTCTTGGCCAGCGGGTCGCGGTTGAACTTGTAGCCGGCCGCGAAGGCGCCCATGGCGAGGCCCTCGACCAGCATCTGCATGCCGATGATCTTCTTATAGACCTCCGGCGCCGCGATGATGTCGACCAGGAGCGCCTTCAGCACCGAGCCGCAGGGCCGCGGCCGTCCCCAGCGCGCCTTGACATACTTCGCAAACGCCGTGACGTGGCGGGCTTCCTCGCGCGTCTGGTTGGCGGCGTATTCCTGCGCCCCCTGGTCCTTCAGGACGTGGCAGAGCGACGCCGACAGATTCAGCGCGCCCTGCTCGCCATGCAGGATCGAGGAGAAATTCCACAGCGTCATCTCATTGATGAACTTGGCGACCTGGCCGGTCTTCTCCAGGTGGTCTTTCACATAGGGGATCTGCAGCGCGAAGATCTGGTCTTCCGGCTGCATCGCCTGGGTCATGTCCCACGGCTCGTCGAAGTCGATGTACTTCTTGTCGAGCGGATCCCAGAAATGGTCGTGCGTCGCGCTGATGATCTTGTCGAAGGCGGTGGAGCGCTTCTCATAGCGGTCGAGCTCGATCATCGACTCGAAATCGTCCGGCGCCACCGCGTCGTACATGATGTCCTTGGTGATGTTCCCGTCTGCCATGTCCCGTTCCTCCGTCCAGCGTTGCTTTAATGGTCCACCAGCGACTGCAACAAAGCCGCGGTGCGTTCGATGAAGGTTTCGCGCTCGGCGCCGGCCAGCGCCTCGTCGCGGATCAGCCGCTCGACCAGGAGGCCGATGAAGATCGAGGCGAGCAGCCGCGCCCGCGCCTCGACCTCGGCGCCGCCGATCCACTCGCGGATCGGGCCCATGAAGCGCTCCTGCACCGCCGCGTTGAGCTGCGACGCGGTCGCCGGATTGGTCGCGGCCTGGAGCAGGAATTCGAAGGCATGGGTGCGCTCGACATGCTGGTGCGCATGGCCCGCCATCATCTCGGCGACCGCGCGCCCGAAGGTGGCGCGCTCCCAGTGCGAGATCGCGTCGGGCGCGATGGAATCCTTGAGCGCGGCGGCGAACAGCCCGTCCTTGCCGCCGAAATAGCGGTTGATCAGCGCCGCGTCGGCCCCGGCCTCGGCCGCGATGTCGCGCAGGAAGGCCCCGTCATAGCCCGACCGGGCGAAGCATTTCTTGGCCGCCGCCAGGATGGCGGCGCGGGTCGCTTCCGCATCGCGCTTGCGCGCAGGCGTGCGTTCGGGAGCAAGGGTCGTGGCGTTTGTCATTCTGGGATGACATCGTGGCGACGTCCGGAACCGATGTCAACGGGAAATGACTTGGCGCGCTGGCGGACCTGCCGCGGCTGATCGCGGCGGCGCCGGTGGGGAAGGATGTCAAATAGCTGTCATCCCCGGCCGAGCGATGCGACAGCATCGCGAGGGGAAGGGGACCCAGGCGCCAAACACCGTGACGGTATCTCCCACCTGGGTCCCCTTCCCCTCGCACTCGCTTCGCTCGCGCTCGGCCGGGGATGACAACGGTGCCTTGAACGAAGGCGGTCGAACGCCTTCTTGCTACCGCCCGGTGAGTACCGCCTCCCAAATGCGCCGCGGTCTACCGAACCGTTTCCTTCTCCCTCGGCGCCGAGACGCGGCGCGGCTTGCTCTCGGCCTTGGGCTTGGGCAGAAGCCGGAAACGCGTCTGGCACCAGGCGAATTCAACGCCGACATCCAGCAGCGCATCGGAACGCCCGCAGGGGCAGGCATACGCCATGACCTCGACCACACGGTAGGTCTCTCCGGCCACCAGAGGCACCGGCCGGCCGGTGACATGGTTCGGGGCGGCATTGACGCACAGAACCAAATCGCCAGGGCCGAGAGCGTCGCTCATAGCTTCCTTCCCGTCTTCCTCGCCCGTCCCCGAAAGCGATACGTCAATACACCACCACGCTGCGGATCGACTTGCCCTCTTCCATCAGCGTGAACGCGTCGTTGATCTGCTCCAGCCCCATCACATGCGTGATCATCGGATCGATCTGGATCAGGCCCTGCATGTACCAATCGACGATCTTGGGCGTATCGGTGCGGCCGCGCGCCCCGCCGAACGCCGTGCCGCGCCACACCCGTCCCGTCACCAGCTGGAACGGCCGCGTCGAAATCTCCGTCCCCGCCGGCGCGACGCCGATGATGGTGCTCTCGCCCCAGCCGCGATGGCAGGCCTCGAGCGCCTGGCGCATCACCGTGACGTTGCCGGTGCAGTCGAAGGTGTAGTCCGCCCCGCCATCGGTCAGCGCCACCAGATGCGCCACGAGATCGCCGTCGATGGTCTTCGGGTTCACGAAATGCGTCATGCCGAAGCGGCGGCCCCATTCTTCGCGCCCCGGGTTGAGATCGACGCCCACGATCATCTGCGCCCCGACGAGCTTGAGCCCCTGCAGCACGTTGAGCCCGATGCCGCCCAGCCCGAACACGATCGCGTTCGAGCCCGGCTTGACCTTGGCGGTGTTGATCACCGCGCCGACACCGGTCGTCACCCCACACCCGCAATAACAAGCTTTGTCGAACGGCGCGTCCGCGCGGATCTTCGCCACCGCGATCTCCGGCAGCACGGTGAAGTTCGAGAAGGTCGAGCAGCCCATGTAGTGGAAGATCGGCTGTCCCCGATAGGAGAAGCGCGACGTCCCGTCCGGCATCAGCCCCTTGCCCTGGGTGGCGCGGATCGCGGTGCACAGATTGGTCTTGCCCGACAGGCAGGATTTGCACTGCCGGCATTCGGGCGTGTAGAGCGGAATCACGTGATCGCCCGGCTTGACGCTGGTCACGCCCGCCCCGACCTCGCGCACGATGCCGGCGCCTTCATGGCCGAGGATCGAGGGGAACAGCCCCTCGGAATCGAGCCCCGACAGCGTGTACTGGTCGGTGTGGCAGATGCCGGTGGCCTTGATCTCCACCAGCACCTCGCCGGGCTTGGGCCCTTCGAGGTCCAGCTCCACGATCTCCAGCTTCTTCTTCGCCTCGAAGGCGACGGCGGCACGCGTTTTCAAGCGATCTCTCCCGGGACGTTCAGCGTAAGGCGACGCGGCTTCCTAGCGCGGCGCCGCGATATTGCAAGCGGACCGCCGCATCTGTCGCTGAATTCAGGTAACGAAAGCCGCGCCCATGCGTTAACGGCGCGACAAAGAGGGAACTCCCGCCATGCATCTCACATCCGTCACTATCCAGCCGCTGATCGCGCTGATTTTCGGCGTCCTCATTCTCCTGATGCCACGCATTTTGAACTACCTGATCGCGATCTACCTGATCCTGGTCGGAATCACCGGCCTCGGCCTGCTCACCCGCTTCACCGGCTGACGGCAACTTTCGCCGCGCCCGGCCGTTTCCACTGTCCAAGGCGGGTGCGTCTGCGTGCTTGCCAAGAACGGAGGACACCCATGTCCGTCACACCCGACAAGAAGACCCCCGAGACGAAAAAGCAGAAGCTGGACCAGAAGGTCGATCAGCAGATGGAGGACACCTTCCCCGCCTCCGACCCGCCGAGCTTCTCGGGCGGCAAGCACATCGTCGGCGCCCCGGTCGAGCGCGAAAGCGACTCGCCGACGCCGGACACGCACGCCGTGAAGGAAGCCGAGAAGAAGGTGAAGACCGGCGATGCGGCCGTGCCGCACACCTACTGAGCCAGACCGATTTTCGGACGAGGCCCTCTTCCAACCCCCGGAAGGGGGCCTTTTCTTTTATGCAGGCCATGGTGAATTCCGCTTCACCGTCCGGAGACCGTCATGAATCGCATCTATGTCCCCAGCACCGGCGCCGAGTCGTGGAAGCCCTTCCTCCCCGAGCCGGAGCGGCAATGGAAGACCGGCTATTCCGCGCGCACCCTGGCGCATAGCTGGGAAGCGGCCGACGGCCTGCCGCCCGAGATCGCCGAACGCTTCGCGGCGACGCCGGGCTTCAAGGCCGTGCCCGAATTGCTGATCGCCATCCCCGAGCACAAGGTGCCGCTGCCCGGCGGCACGACGGAAAGCCAGAACGATGTCTTCGCGCTGCTGCGCTGCGGCGACCGCACCATCGCGATGGCGGTCGAGGGCAAGGTGGCCGAGCCGTTCGGCCAGACGGTCGGCGACTGGCGCCGCGGCGCCTCGGAGGGCAAGCAGGCGCGGCTGCGCTATCTCTGCGGCGCGCTGGGCATCGACTATCCGCCGCCCGATCACCTCTTCTACCAGCTCTTCCACCGCGCCGGCTCGGCGATCATCGAAGCGGGCCGCTTCAAGACCGATGCCGCGGTGATGATCGTCCACTCCTTCTCGCCGCACCGCCACTGGTTCGAGGAATACGCCGCCTTCGTCTCGCTGCTCGGCGGCGCGGTCTCGGAAGACGCGCTGAGCCAGATCCTGCTGCCCTCCGGCATGCCCTTCTACACCGGCTGGGTCTGCGGCGACGCGCAGTTCCTGGAGCGCTGAGTTCACCTCCCCGCAAGGGGAAGGTGAAGACGTCTATTCCGCCGCCTTCGCGCCTGCCGCCCGGCCGCGCGCGATGCGCTCTTCCGCCATGCGGTCGGCGATCGTGCTGGTCGGCTCGCCGTCGCGCGCCGCGCGGCTGAAGATCGCGCCCAGCGTGTCGGCGATGCCCAGCACCCGGCGCTCGACCTCGGCGTCGCTCCAGTCCTCGATCTGTGCCGCGACGCGGATGATCCCGCCGCCATTGATCACGTAGTCCGGCGCATAGAGGATCTCGCGGTCGCGCAGCATCGCGCCGTGATGGTCGCGCGCCAGCTGGTTGTTCGCGCCGCCCGCCACCACCCGCGCGGAGAGCCGCGGGATCGTCTGGTCGTTGAGGATCGCGCCCAGCGCATTGGGCGAGAGCACGTCGCACTCCACCGTCACGATCTGGTCCGGCGTCGCCGCCACCGCGCCCAGCGTCTCGACCGCCTCGCGCACCGCGGTCATATTGGTGTCGGCCACGATCAGCCGCGCCCCTTCGGCCTGCAGGCGCTTCGCGACGCCCATGCCGACCTTGCCCAGCCCCTGGATCGCGACCCGCAAGCCCTTCGTCGTGTCGGTGCCGAGCCGGTGCTTCACCGCGGCCTTCAGTCCCGCGAACACCCCCAGCGCGGTCGCCGGACCGCTGTCGCCGCCCGCCCGGCCCGGCTGGTCGTAGCCCGCGATGTGCGGCGTGCCCCGCGCGATCACCGGCATGTCGGCCGGCACCACGCCGACATCCATCGCCGTGATGTAGCGGCCGCCCAGCGCGTTGATCGCCTCGGCATAGGCGGCGAATTTCGCCTCCGACTTGTCGGTCGCCGGATTGCCGAGGATCACCGCCTTGCCGCCGCCCAGCGGCAGGTCGGCGATGGCGTTCTTGTAGCTCATGCCTTTGGACAGGCGCAGCGCGTCGGTCAGCGCCGCGTCGCCGCTCGCATAGGGATACATCCGCGTCCCGCCGCAGGCCGGGCCGAGCGCGGTCGAGTGGATCGCGATGATCGCGCGCAGCCCCGTCTGCTTGTCGTCGAAGAAGGCGACCGTCTCGTGATGGTCGAAATCGGCGGAATCGAACACGTTCATGGCGGTCGCGCTTTCGTCGGCAAGGAAGTTGCGCGACCTTAGCCTTTGCGCGCGGCAATTGGCTTGCGTTTTTCGCGCCGCAGGCCGCATGACCGGTGCGGGCATGCCGCGGCGCGCGCAACAAAAATCACCCGGGGAAATGCTTTACAGCGCCGGTTCCGCGTTCTCTATTCCCGCCATGCCGAACCTCGACACGCTGCGCGCCAAGCACCCCGAAATCCGCCCCGATTTCACCATCGACCAGCATTGGGAGCGCTACGGCGCCGCCGAGCATGGCGTCTGGAAGACGCTGTTCGACCGTCAGGCGAAGGTCCTGCCCGGCCGCGCCTGCGACGAGTTCCTGCAGGGACTGGACAAGCTCGACCTCGTCGCCGACCGCATCCCCGATTTCGCGCGCCTCTCGGACGGCCTTCAGAAGCTCACCGGCTGGCGCGTCGTCGCGGTGCCCTCGCTGGTGCCGGACGAGATCTTCTTCGACCATCTGGCCAATCGCCGCTTCCCCGCGGGGCAGTTCATCCGCCGCCCCGACCAGCTCGACTACATCGAGGAGCCCGACGTTTTCCACGACGTGTTCGGCCATGTCCCGATGCTCGCCCATCCGGTCTTCGCCGATTACATGGAGGCCTACGGCAAGGGCGGCGTGCGCGCCCTCAACGAATTCTCGGCGCTGAAGAACCTCGCGCGGCTCTATTGGTACACGGTCGAGTTCGGCCTGATCCAGGGCCGCGACGGCCTGCGCATCTACGGCTCCGGCATCGTCTCGAGCCGCGCCGAAACCGTCTATGCGGTCGAGAGCCCCTCGCCCAACCGCATCGCCTTCGACCTAGAGCGCGTGATGCGCACCGAATACCGGATCGACGATTTCCAGGAGAGCTACTTCGTCATCGACTCCTTCGACGCGCTGTTCCAGGAGACCTACAAGGATTTCGCGGCGCTCTACACCAAGCTGCAGAGCGGCCCGACCCACAAGCCCGGCGACATCCTGCAAGCCGACCGCCTGCACACCCGCGGCACCCACACCTATGTCGGCGGCACCCACGCGGCGTAAGGCGGCTGTCATCCCGCAACGCCCTTGTCATCCCCGGCTGAGCGACGCGCCGCCAGCGCAGACTCACACGTGTCATCCCCGGCTGAGCGACGCGTCAGCGTCGCGAAGGGAAGGGGACCCAGGTGGTCGAGCGCTACGAAATGCGGTGGGTTCGCGCTATTCTCGAAAGATGAAGGAGCATGTCTATTACGTCTACATTCTCGCGAGCCGTCGAAACGGCACGCTCTATGTCGGTGTTTCGAACGACGTCATGCGAAGGACCTGGGAGCATAAGAACGACCTCATAAAGGGCTTCACGAAGAAGTATGGGGTGCACATTCTGGTCTGGTACGAGGTCCATGAGGATATCAGCGTCGCGATCGCTCGCGAGAAACGCCTGAAGCGCTGGAATAGAGCGTGGAAGGTGAAACTTATCGAACAGCATAATTCCGGCTGGAACGATATATACGATCGCTTGATGGGTGAGATCGCGCTGCCGGATATGCCTGGGTCCCCTTCCCTTCGCGACGCTGGCGCGTCGCTCAGCCGGGGATGACACGTGCGTTGCACTGGCAGCGCGTCGCTCTGCCGGGGATGACAACCGTCGCCCCCAATCGACTCCCCTCCCGATTTCCGCCATCCTCCCGACGCGGCCTTTTTACGAGGACACACGCGACATGCGCCCGGTCTCTCTTGCCTTCGCACTCGCCCTGGCCGCCGCCGCGCCGGCGCTCGCCGCGCCGGCCCGCATCCCGGCGGCGCAATCCGCCGCGCATGTCGGCCAGACGGTGACGGTGGTCGGCGTGCTCTCCGGCGTGCATGTGACCGGCGGCGGCAGCGTGTTGTGGAATGTCGGCGGCGCCTATCCCGGCAATCCCATCACGATCTTCATCCCGCTGCGCGTGAGCGGCATCCCCGACGGCCATGCGCTGATCGGCAAGACACTGGCAATCACCGGCACGATCACCCGCTACCACGACAAGCCGGAGATCGTGATCAAGGACAAGGCGCAGGTCGCGGTCGCGCGGTAGGGCCCTGTGCCCTACCCCTGATACGCCGCCTGCAGCGCCGCGATGTCGAACTTGACCATCTTGAGCATCGCCTGCGCGACGCGGCCGGCGCGCGCCCGGTCGCCGTCCGCCATCATCTCCGGAAAAACGCGCGGCACGATCTGCCAGCAGAGGCCGTAGCGGTCGCGGATCCAGCCGCATTGCTCCGCCGTCCCGCCATGCGCCAGGATCGCGGCCCACAGCCGGTCGATCTCCGCCTGGTCGTCGCAGGCAATCACGAACGACACCGCATGGTTGAAGGGATCGAGCGGCCCCGCGCCGATCGCCTGGAAGGGCTGCCCCGCCAGGGTGAAGCGCACCATCGTCACCGACCCCGCCGGCCCGCTCGGACTGTCGCTGGGCAGCGTGTCGACGCTGTCGATCCGCGAATCCGGCAGCAGCGAAACATAGAACCGCGCCGCCGCCTCGGCGTCGCGGGCGTACCAGAGATGGGGAATGATCTTGGTCATGACGTGTCCTTCCTGATCCTTCTGAAAGACGTTCGCCCGAGCATCGCCCCGACACCAACGCCGATCCACCGCCCCGGCACGGGGGGCCGAAATTCGGGGAGCGAATTTTCGGGTGGGATTGCCAGCCGCCGTCCCGACACGCACCGCGCCCTCGGGCGCATGAAATAAACCTCCGCAACCCTTGATTGCATAGAATGAAAGCCTATCTGCGGCGGATGCCCGTGAGCCCGCGCCCCGTCCGTCCTGCCTCGCCGTCCCCGCGGCAGCGCCCGCGCGCGCCCGACCGCGCCGCTGTCCGGCCGCCCGCCGTCCCGCCCCTGTCCCCCGCGATCGTCCAATGGTGTCAGGCCCTTGGCGCGAAATCGGCGGAATTGAACCTCCAATCCGCACTTTTTCCACCGCGGCGAAAACCCGGCGCGCCGCTGGGCAACCGCAATCGCTGGATCCATGGCCGCTACAGCCGCGCCGCCCGGGCCGCGCGTGCCGCCGCCCGCGCCGCCCGCCGTGCCTCCGCCCAGCGCCTGACGGATGCCCGCGCCCTGGGCGGCCTGCTGCGGGCGCTGGAGGGCCTAATCCACGGGCGCCGGCGCCTGCGGCACGGTTCGCCAGAATTCGCCGTCATGGCCGAAAAATATACGCGCGCCCTCGCCCTGCAGGCGCCGGAGCTCCGCCAGGCTCTCGAGCATCTGGTCCCGGTTGTAGGCCTGGGCCGGCAGGTGGAGCGTGTCGAGCGTCTGCCGGAGGTAGCAGCAATCGGCGGCGAGCACGACGCTGCCGCTGGCGATCCGGACGCGCAGCGATTGATGGCCGGGGGTGTGCCCCGGCGTCGGGAAGACGACGACGTCGCCGTCGCCGAACAGGTCGAGCGCGCCGTCGAGGACGCGGACCGTCTCCATATGGGCGAAGTTGGCGGGGTTGTAGATTCCGGCCGCCTGGGTGCTGGGCAGCTGCGCCGCGCGCCACTCCTTGGCATGCACGATCAGCGTCGCGTCGGGGAAGAACGCGTTGCCGCCGCAATGGTCGAAATGCAGATGCGAGTTGACGACATAGCGGATGTCGGCGGGCCTCAGACGGAGCCGCGCGAGATGCGACGCGATGTCGGTGCCCGGCGGGAAGTCGATCGCCTGCGCCGGGCGGTCGATCGCGGCGGCCTGCTGCAGCGCGAGGTTGAGCCCGGTGTCGAA
The nucleotide sequence above comes from Rhizomicrobium sp.. Encoded proteins:
- a CDS encoding VOC family protein yields the protein MTKIIPHLWYARDAEAAARFYVSLLPDSRIDSVDTLPSDSPSGPAGSVTMVRFTLAGQPFQAIGAGPLDPFNHAVSFVIACDDQAEIDRLWAAILAHGGTAEQCGWIRDRYGLCWQIVPRVFPEMMADGDRARAGRVAQAMLKMVKFDIAALQAAYQG
- a CDS encoding ferritin-like domain-containing protein, with amino-acid sequence MADGNITKDIMYDAVAPDDFESMIELDRYEKRSTAFDKIISATHDHFWDPLDKKYIDFDEPWDMTQAMQPEDQIFALQIPYVKDHLEKTGQVAKFINEMTLWNFSSILHGEQGALNLSASLCHVLKDQGAQEYAANQTREEARHVTAFAKYVKARWGRPRPCGSVLKALLVDIIAAPEVYKKIIGMQMLVEGLAMGAFAAGYKFNRDPLAKKLFQLVMTDEAFHHKFGKIWADKTIPKMSEEERNIVEDWAAHCFQSLIMNMGSPQQQAEMFNEFGLDPAKVMEGLIALRADAKQRERMKESTNIFRVLIKTLLKAGLITDRTRAFYATYVDMEELVAEGDRMVGDDIAEEGIKYLQEINFKDRSNAAAIRIAAE
- a CDS encoding TetR family transcriptional regulator, whose protein sequence is MTNATTLAPERTPARKRDAEATRAAILAAAKKCFARSGYDGAFLRDIAAEAGADAALINRYFGGKDGLFAAALKDSIAPDAISHWERATFGRAVAEMMAGHAHQHVERTHAFEFLLQAATNPATASQLNAAVQERFMGPIREWIGGAEVEARARLLASIFIGLLVERLIRDEALAGAERETFIERTAALLQSLVDH
- a CDS encoding DUF3096 domain-containing protein — translated: MHLTSVTIQPLIALIFGVLILLMPRILNYLIAIYLILVGITGLGLLTRFTG
- a CDS encoding Glu/Leu/Phe/Val dehydrogenase dimerization domain-containing protein, which produces MNVFDSADFDHHETVAFFDDKQTGLRAIIAIHSTALGPACGGTRMYPYASGDAALTDALRLSKGMSYKNAIADLPLGGGKAVILGNPATDKSEAKFAAYAEAINALGGRYITAMDVGVVPADMPVIARGTPHIAGYDQPGRAGGDSGPATALGVFAGLKAAVKHRLGTDTTKGLRVAIQGLGKVGMGVAKRLQAEGARLIVADTNMTAVREAVETLGAVAATPDQIVTVECDVLSPNALGAILNDQTIPRLSARVVAGGANNQLARDHHGAMLRDREILYAPDYVINGGGIIRVAAQIEDWSDAEVERRVLGIADTLGAIFSRAARDGEPTSTIADRMAEERIARGRAAGAKAAE
- the phhA gene encoding phenylalanine 4-monooxygenase; amino-acid sequence: MLYSAGSAFSIPAMPNLDTLRAKHPEIRPDFTIDQHWERYGAAEHGVWKTLFDRQAKVLPGRACDEFLQGLDKLDLVADRIPDFARLSDGLQKLTGWRVVAVPSLVPDEIFFDHLANRRFPAGQFIRRPDQLDYIEEPDVFHDVFGHVPMLAHPVFADYMEAYGKGGVRALNEFSALKNLARLYWYTVEFGLIQGRDGLRIYGSGIVSSRAETVYAVESPSPNRIAFDLERVMRTEYRIDDFQESYFVIDSFDALFQETYKDFAALYTKLQSGPTHKPGDILQADRLHTRGTHTYVGGTHAA
- a CDS encoding N-acyl homoserine lactonase family protein, with the protein product MTAALFAFTCGHLSDARDAFLAGEAGRITVPIPAYLIEHRQGRVLFDTGLNLALQQAAAIDRPAQAIDFPPGTDIASHLARLRLRPADIRYVVNSHLHFDHCGGNAFFPDATLIVHAKEWRAAQLPSTQAAGIYNPANFAHMETVRVLDGALDLFGDGDVVVFPTPGHTPGHQSLRVRIASGSVVLAADCCYLRQTLDTLHLPAQAYNRDQMLESLAELRRLQGEGARIFFGHDGEFWRTVPQAPAPVD
- a CDS encoding S-(hydroxymethyl)glutathione dehydrogenase/class III alcohol dehydrogenase, which produces MKTRAAVAFEAKKKLEIVELDLEGPKPGEVLVEIKATGICHTDQYTLSGLDSEGLFPSILGHEGAGIVREVGAGVTSVKPGDHVIPLYTPECRQCKSCLSGKTNLCTAIRATQGKGLMPDGTSRFSYRGQPIFHYMGCSTFSNFTVLPEIAVAKIRADAPFDKACYCGCGVTTGVGAVINTAKVKPGSNAIVFGLGGIGLNVLQGLKLVGAQMIVGVDLNPGREEWGRRFGMTHFVNPKTIDGDLVAHLVALTDGGADYTFDCTGNVTVMRQALEACHRGWGESTIIGVAPAGTEISTRPFQLVTGRVWRGTAFGGARGRTDTPKIVDWYMQGLIQIDPMITHVMGLEQINDAFTLMEEGKSIRSVVVY
- a CDS encoding GIY-YIG nuclease family protein produces the protein MGSRYSRKMKEHVYYVYILASRRNGTLYVGVSNDVMRRTWEHKNDLIKGFTKKYGVHILVWYEVHEDISVAIAREKRLKRWNRAWKVKLIEQHNSGWNDIYDRLMGEIALPDMPGSPSLRDAGASLSRG